A stretch of Ipomoea triloba cultivar NCNSP0323 chromosome 13, ASM357664v1 DNA encodes these proteins:
- the LOC116001081 gene encoding uncharacterized protein LOC116001081 has translation MGTENLTVALIAPTTDNLLSVSQETVVGLFMENVYKLHGLHKNIVSERDKIDGQTERVNKCVEGYLRCMVFQRLKSWKGWLHLAEWWYNTNYHSGLQCTPFQALYCYAPPLMGYNLNTIQGGLPWLTKRNIVLATLRENLLQAQNRMKLQVTLAIRSNLKLSSKYYGPYQVIEKSGVTEERKKKKNLDLRIRS, from the exons ATGGGCACTGAGAACCTCACTGTTGCTCTAATAGCCCCTACTACTGACAACCTACTATCTGTGTCACAAG AAACTGTTGTTGGGCTCTTTATGGAGAATGTGTATAAACTGCATGGGCTACACAAGAACATTGTCTCTGAAAGAGACAAA ATAGATGGGCAAACAGAGAGGGTGAACAAGTGTGTGGAGGGATATCTGAGGTGTATGGTTTTTCAAAGGCTTAAGTCTTGGAAAGGATGGCTGCACTTGGCAGAATGGTGGTACAATACCAACTACCATTCAGGCCTCCAGTGCACCCCATTTCAGGCCCTCTATTGTTATGCTCCTCCTCTCATGGGCTACAACTTGAACACAATACAAGGAGGGCTCCCATGGCTCACTAAGAGGAACATTGTGCTGGCAACTTTAAGGGAAAACCTCCTACAGGCCCAAAACAGGATGAAATT ACAAGTTACTCTAGCCATTAGAAGTAATCTCAAGCTGTCCTCCAAGTATTATGGACCATATCAAGTCATTGAGAAG AGTGGAGTGActgaagagaggaaaaagaagaagaatctaGATCTGAGAATTCGAAGTTAA